A window of the Chrysemys picta bellii isolate R12L10 chromosome 24, ASM1138683v2, whole genome shotgun sequence genome harbors these coding sequences:
- the GPATCH8 gene encoding G patch domain-containing protein 8 isoform X4, giving the protein MGMGRMEMELDYAEDATERRRVLEVEKEDTEELRQKYKDYVDKEKAIAKALEDLRANFYCELCDKQYQKHQEFDNHINSYDHAHKQRLKDLKQREFARNVSSRSRKDEKKQERALRRLHELAEQRKQTECAPGSGPMFKTTTVAVDEEGGDDDNDSAAISSSSIQTTSSQSTEITVDRGVILNTGQVSSTVPSGGQMPIQATQAISFGIKNNLGTPLQKIGVSFSFAKKAPVKLESIASVFKDHVEESSPADGTKTEERASSDQGTLQKTGEAETTNSPDNRVEDDDQHEKDNGSLATTLSKLKKMRREEGPVPLEPEYYHYIPPAHCKVKPNFQFLLFMKSTEQMEAENASKKTVHESKKSNSPKPKAGKHTEKAAECTLQQKEPSTTELADHRSKTEAKEIPENASVQESKLSTESNPPDQDTTKEATQPVPGCKEVIEGPKHPMGPFFPVLSKDESTTLQWPSELLIFTRAEPSVSYSCNPLYFDFKLSRNKDAKAKGAEKPRDTLGLSKENIQSTEFSHISKSKERGSTANSSAAKPENKLVSVCGTQSKQESSLASVGKVEETDDSSKTLASKKDKAGKSHRHKKKKKHKKSSKHKRKHKEEAEEKSRKTDTREEKPKKRKKHKHKKSKSSLPTESERVLKPDVPEEGSHLQKKKHCFQDPQRKALSAEEGTSGKKEDSGNSSQEHSSKKHKTDLQLSSSASKKRCSAPSFGRSSHRSRQSSGDYESDEGSHRKDFRQKSMSQYSDDYDSGSDHSRSRSRSGRRHSSRRSSRRSYSTSSDASSDHSRYSRRRSYSDDSYTDYSDRSRCHSKRSHDSEDSDYNSSKHRSKRHKYSSSEDDYSLSRSRSRSRSRSRTHTRGRSRTRSRGRTRSSSCSRSRSKRRSRSVTGRSWKRSRSYSRDRSRSTRSHSQRSLSRKGSRDHESPEDRRSGRRDFIRSKIYRSQSPHYFRAGRSEGALKKESRGDETKVTSSLPQNSCSSGLLKAPESDCGPEEKNSVTAKLLLEKVQSRKVEKKPSANDEMLAGTNKVGIKLKDPPQGYFGPKLPPSLGNKPVLPLIGKLPTIRKPNAKRYEELGVERGEEQELSEVEEVPQGSMESQLAVQPLLEEEVVMLLQDKPLEEQKPAEPAVETPPVPLEPQALPECYSSGELIMPHNYLSDPNDGDALEPVESGNPPVPVETSMMPLVPDVEHFPGYVTQSGEPSIDGEPEGAEDSSLAPLESQPITFTPEEMEKYSKLQQAAQQHIQQQLLAKQVKTFPASAALAPAAPALQPIHIQQPAAASATSITTVQHAILQHHAAAAAAAIGIHPHPHPQPLAQVHHIPQPHLTPISLSHLTHSIIPGHPATFLASHPIHIIPASALHPGPFTFHPVHHAALYPTLLAPRPAAAAAATALHLHPLLHPIFSGQDLQHPPSHGT; this is encoded by the exons CTTGATTATGCCGAAGATGCCACTGAACGGAGGCGTGTACTGGAGGTGGAGAAAGAAGACACTGAAGAGCTGAGGCAGAAGTACAAG GATTATGTCGACAAAGAAAAGGCAATTGCCAAGGCCCTGGAAGACCTCCGAGCAAACTTTTACTGTGAACTCTGTGACAAGCAGTATCAAAAACATCAAGAGTTTGACAACCACATAAACTCTTATGACCATGCTCACAAACAG AGGTTGAAAGATCTCAAGCAAAGGGAGTTTGCTCGCAATGTCTCTTCAAGATCACGTAAAGATGAGAAGAAGCAAGAGAGAGCCCTCCGGCGTCTACACGAACTGGCTGAGCAGAGAAAGCAAACTGAATG CGCTCCTGGAAGCGGGCCCATGTTCAAAACGACCACTGTGGCTGTAGATGAAGAAGGtggtgatgatgataatgattCAGCAGCTATCAGCAGTTCTTCCATCCAAACAACTTCTAGCCAGTCTACAGAAATAACCGTGGACAGGGGAGTCATTCTGAACACTGGACAAGTCAGCAGCACTGTTCCGTCAGGCGGCCAGATGCCAATCCAGGCAACACAGGCAATCAGTTTTGGCATTAAGAATAATTTGGGAACTCCACTGCAGAAGATAGGAGTGTCATTCTCCTTTGCCAAGAAGGCTCCAGTAAAGCTCGAGTCTATAGCATCTGTTTTCAAGGACCATGTGGAGGAATCGAGTCCTGCAGATGGAACAAAAACTGAGGAGAGAGCCTCCTCCGATCAAGGGACTTTGCAGAAGACCGGTGAGGCCGAGACCACAAATAGTCCTGACAACAGAGTTGAAGATGATGACCAGCACGAAAAAGACAATGGATCTCTTGCCACTACATTATCTAAGTTAAAAAAGATGAGAAGAGAAGAAGGACCAGTGCCACTAGAGCCAGAATATTATCATTATATTCCCCCAGCCCATTGTAAAGTAAAACCGAACTTTCAGTTCCTGCTTTTCATGAAGTCCACAGAGCAAATGGAAGCAGAAAATGCAAGCAAAAAAACGGTGCATGAAAGTAAAAAGAGTAATTCTCCAAAACCCAAAGCTGGCAAGCACACAGAAAAGGCAGCCGAGTGCACTTTGCAGCAGAAGGAGCCAAGTACAACTGAACTTGCAGATCACCGAAGCAAAACAGAAGCAAAAGAAATTCCAGAAAATGCAAGTGTACAAGAAAGCAAGCTGTCTACAGAAAGCAATCCCCCAGATCAAGACACTACTAAAGAAGCCACTCAGCCTGTCCCTGGTTGTAAAGAAGTCATCGAGGGACCGAAGCATCCAATGGGACCCTTTTTCCCAGTTTTGAGTAAAGATGAAAGCACTACTTTGCAGTGGCCATCAGAACTTCTTATATTCACCAGGGCAGAGCCATCTGTTTCATACAGTTGTAATCCCTTGTATTTTGATTTTAAGCTGTCACGTAACAAAGATGCTAAAGCGAAAGGAGCAGAAAAACCTAGAGACACATTAGGCCTTTCTAAGGAAAATATACAGTCCACAGAATTTAGTCACATAAGCAAAAGCAAAGAAAGAGGAAGCACAGCTAACAGTTCTGCTGCAAAACCAGAAAATAAACTTGTCTCTGTCTGTGGTACCCAGAGCAAGCAGGAGTCCAGCTTGGCAAGCGTTGGCAAAGTGGAAGAAACAGATGACAGTAGTAAAACTCTAGCCAGTAAAAAAGACAAGGCTGGGAAATCCCACAgacataaaaagaaaaagaagcacaAAAAGTCCAGCAAGCACAAACGTAAACACAAGGAAGAAGCTGAAGAGAAAAGCCGAAAAACTGACACGAGGGAGGAGAAACCCAAGAAACggaaaaaacacaaacacaaaaaaagcaaatCGTCTCTTCCTACTGAATCTGAGCGGGTGCTGAAACCTGACGTGCCCGAGGAGGGGAGCCatctgcagaaaaaaaaacactgcttTCAGGACCCTCAGCGGAAGGCACTCTCTGCGGAAGAGGGGACTAGtggcaaaaaagaggacagtggTAACTCTTCCCAAGAGCACAGCAGCAAAAAACACAAGACTGACCTGCAGCTATCATCTTCTGCCTCAAAGAAGCGGTGTTCTGCTCCTTCTTTTGGCAGGTCCAGCCATAGGAGCCGGCAGAGTAGTGGGGACTATGAAAGTGATGAAGGCTCTCACCGAAAAGACTTCCGACAGAAATCCATGTCACAGTACAGTGATGACTATGACTCTGGTAGCGACCACTCCAGAAGCCGTTCCAGATCAGGGCGAAGACATTCTTCTCGCAGGTCCTCTCGAAGGTCATATTCAACGAGTTCCGATGCCTCTTCAGACCACAGTAGGTATAGTCGCAGGAGAAGTTATTCAGATGATAGCTATACTGACTACAGTGACAGATCAAGGTGTCATTCAAAGAGGTCTCATGATTCAGAGGATTCTGACTACAACAGCTCAAAACACAGATCAAAAAGGCACAAGTACTCCTCCTCAGAAGATGACTACAGTCTAAGTAGAAGCAGGTCTAGAAGTCGAAGCAGGAGCCGAACCCACACTAGGGGAAGGTCAAGAACAAGAAGTCGGGGTAGAACACGGAGCAGCAGTTGTAGCCGTAGTCGAAGCAAGAGGAGAAGTCGAAGCGTAACTGGCCGCAGTTGGAAACGGAGTCGGAGCTACAGCAGAGATCGCAGCCGGAGCACAAGAAGCCATTCACAGAGATCTCTTTCAAGAAAGGGCTCTCGGGATCATGAGAGCCCTGAAGACAGGAGATCTGGGCGAAGAGACTTCATCAGATCCAAAATATATCGCTCGCAGTCTCCGCACTATTTCAGAGCAGGCCGAAGTGAAGGGGCTTTGAAAAAAGAGAGCAGAGGAGATGAAACAAAGGTAACTAGTTCTCTCCCTCAAAATAGCTGTAGTTCTGGCTTGTTAAAAGCTCCTGAAAGTGATTGTGGTCCAGAAGAAAAGAACTCGGTCACAGCAAAACTGCTGCTAGAAAAGGTTCAGTCCAGGAAGGTTGAAAAGAAGCCCAGTGCTAATGATGAAATGCTAGCAGGGACGAACAAGGTTGGGATAAAACTTAAAGATCCTCCACAGGGGTACTTTGGCCCTAAGCTTCCCCCCTCATTAGGCAACAAACCAGTTCTCCCTTTAATTGGGAAGCTCCCTACGATCCGAAAACCAAATGCCAAGAGGTATGAAGAGTTGGGAGTAGAGAGGGGTGAGGAACAGGAGCTGTCAGAGGTTGAGGAAGTCCCCCAGGGTAGCATGGAGAGTCAGTTGGCAGTCCAGcctctgctggaggaggaggtggtgatgcTGCTGCAGGACAAACCCCTGGAAGAACAGAAACCTGCTGAACCTGCTGTGGAAACGCCACCAGTTCCTCTTGAACCGCAGGCACTTCCCGAATGCTACAGTTCTGGAGAACTAATTATGCCACACAACTATCTCTCTGATCCCAATGATGGTGATGCATTAGAACCCGTGGAGAGTGGTAACCCGCCTGTCCCTGTAGAAACCAGCATGATGCCTTTAGTTCCAGATGTTGAACACTTTCCTGGTTACGTGACTCAGAGTGGGGAGCCAAGCATTGACGGAGAGCCAGAAGGAGCAGAAgattcctccctggcaccacTTGAGAGCCAACCAATCACTTTCACACCTGAAGAAATGGAGAAGTACAGTAAGCTTCAGCAAGCAGCTCAGCAGCACATTCAGCAACAGCTTCTAGCAAAGCAGGTCAAAACCTTTCCTGCTTCAGCAGCGCTGGCCCCAGCAGCACCTGCGCTGCAGCCGATCCACATTCAGCAGCCGGCAGCTGCGTCCGCAACATCCATCACCACTGTGCAGCATGCCATTCTGCAGCACCATGCCGCTGCGGCTGCTGCAGCTATCGGGATTCACCCgcaccctcacccccagcctctgGCTCAGGTTCATCATATACCCCAGCCCCATTTGACCCCCATTTCATTGTCCCATTTAACCCATTCTATTATTCCAGGGCACCCTGCTACATTTCTAGCCAGCCATCCCATACATATCATTCCTGCGTCTGCTCTCCATCCAGGCCCCTTTACCTTTCATCCTGTTCACCATGCTGCTCTTTATCCAACCCTTCTTGCCCCTCGaccggctgctgctgcagctgctacaGCTTTACATCTTCACCCTTTGCTGCACCCCATTTTCTCAGGTCAGGACTTACAGCACCCTCCCAGTCatggcacatga
- the GPATCH8 gene encoding G patch domain-containing protein 8 isoform X6, whose product MGMGRMEMELDYAEDATERRRVLEVEKEDTEELRQKYKRLKDLKQREFARNVSSRSRKDEKKQERALRRLHELAEQRKQTECAPGSGPMFKTTTVAVDEEGGDDDNDSAAISSSSIQTTSSQSTEITVDRGVILNTGQVSSTVPSGGQMPIQATQAISFGIKNNLGTPLQKIGVSFSFAKKAPVKLESIASVFKDHVEESSPADGTKTEERASSDQGTLQKTGEAETTNSPDNRVEDDDQHEKDNGSLATTLSKLKKMRREEGPVPLEPEYYHYIPPAHCKVKPNFQFLLFMKSTEQMEAENASKKTVHESKKSNSPKPKAGKHTEKAAECTLQQKEPSTTELADHRSKTEAKEIPENASVQESKLSTESNPPDQDTTKEATQPVPGCKEVIEGPKHPMGPFFPVLSKDESTTLQWPSELLIFTRAEPSVSYSCNPLYFDFKLSRNKDAKAKGAEKPRDTLGLSKENIQSTEFSHISKSKERGSTANSSAAKPENKLVSVCGTQSKQESSLASVGKVEETDDSSKTLASKKDKAGKSHRHKKKKKHKKSSKHKRKHKEEAEEKSRKTDTREEKPKKRKKHKHKKSKSSLPTESERVLKPDVPEEGSHLQKKKHCFQDPQRKALSAEEGTSGKKEDSGNSSQEHSSKKHKTDLQLSSSASKKRCSAPSFGRSSHRSRQSSGDYESDEGSHRKDFRQKSMSQYSDDYDSGSDHSRSRSRSGRRHSSRRSSRRSYSTSSDASSDHSRYSRRRSYSDDSYTDYSDRSRCHSKRSHDSEDSDYNSSKHRSKRHKYSSSEDDYSLSRSRSRSRSRSRTHTRGRSRTRSRGRTRSSSCSRSRSKRRSRSVTGRSWKRSRSYSRDRSRSTRSHSQRSLSRKGSRDHESPEDRRSGRRDFIRSKIYRSQSPHYFRAGRSEGALKKESRGDETKVTSSLPQNSCSSGLLKAPESDCGPEEKNSVTAKLLLEKVQSRKVEKKPSANDEMLAGTNKVGIKLKDPPQGYFGPKLPPSLGNKPVLPLIGKLPTIRKPNAKRYEELGVERGEEQELSEVEEVPQGSMESQLAVQPLLEEEVVMLLQDKPLEEQKPAEPAVETPPVPLEPQALPECYSSGELIMPHNYLSDPNDGDALEPVESGNPPVPVETSMMPLVPDVEHFPGYVTQSGEPSIDGEPEGAEDSSLAPLESQPITFTPEEMEKYSKLQQAAQQHIQQQLLAKQVKTFPASAALAPAAPALQPIHIQQPAAASATSITTVQHAILQHHAAAAAAAIGIHPHPHPQPLAQVHHIPQPHLTPISLSHLTHSIIPGHPATFLASHPIHIIPASALHPGPFTFHPVHHAALYPTLLAPRPAAAAAATALHLHPLLHPIFSGQDLQHPPSHGT is encoded by the exons CTTGATTATGCCGAAGATGCCACTGAACGGAGGCGTGTACTGGAGGTGGAGAAAGAAGACACTGAAGAGCTGAGGCAGAAGTACAAG AGGTTGAAAGATCTCAAGCAAAGGGAGTTTGCTCGCAATGTCTCTTCAAGATCACGTAAAGATGAGAAGAAGCAAGAGAGAGCCCTCCGGCGTCTACACGAACTGGCTGAGCAGAGAAAGCAAACTGAATG CGCTCCTGGAAGCGGGCCCATGTTCAAAACGACCACTGTGGCTGTAGATGAAGAAGGtggtgatgatgataatgattCAGCAGCTATCAGCAGTTCTTCCATCCAAACAACTTCTAGCCAGTCTACAGAAATAACCGTGGACAGGGGAGTCATTCTGAACACTGGACAAGTCAGCAGCACTGTTCCGTCAGGCGGCCAGATGCCAATCCAGGCAACACAGGCAATCAGTTTTGGCATTAAGAATAATTTGGGAACTCCACTGCAGAAGATAGGAGTGTCATTCTCCTTTGCCAAGAAGGCTCCAGTAAAGCTCGAGTCTATAGCATCTGTTTTCAAGGACCATGTGGAGGAATCGAGTCCTGCAGATGGAACAAAAACTGAGGAGAGAGCCTCCTCCGATCAAGGGACTTTGCAGAAGACCGGTGAGGCCGAGACCACAAATAGTCCTGACAACAGAGTTGAAGATGATGACCAGCACGAAAAAGACAATGGATCTCTTGCCACTACATTATCTAAGTTAAAAAAGATGAGAAGAGAAGAAGGACCAGTGCCACTAGAGCCAGAATATTATCATTATATTCCCCCAGCCCATTGTAAAGTAAAACCGAACTTTCAGTTCCTGCTTTTCATGAAGTCCACAGAGCAAATGGAAGCAGAAAATGCAAGCAAAAAAACGGTGCATGAAAGTAAAAAGAGTAATTCTCCAAAACCCAAAGCTGGCAAGCACACAGAAAAGGCAGCCGAGTGCACTTTGCAGCAGAAGGAGCCAAGTACAACTGAACTTGCAGATCACCGAAGCAAAACAGAAGCAAAAGAAATTCCAGAAAATGCAAGTGTACAAGAAAGCAAGCTGTCTACAGAAAGCAATCCCCCAGATCAAGACACTACTAAAGAAGCCACTCAGCCTGTCCCTGGTTGTAAAGAAGTCATCGAGGGACCGAAGCATCCAATGGGACCCTTTTTCCCAGTTTTGAGTAAAGATGAAAGCACTACTTTGCAGTGGCCATCAGAACTTCTTATATTCACCAGGGCAGAGCCATCTGTTTCATACAGTTGTAATCCCTTGTATTTTGATTTTAAGCTGTCACGTAACAAAGATGCTAAAGCGAAAGGAGCAGAAAAACCTAGAGACACATTAGGCCTTTCTAAGGAAAATATACAGTCCACAGAATTTAGTCACATAAGCAAAAGCAAAGAAAGAGGAAGCACAGCTAACAGTTCTGCTGCAAAACCAGAAAATAAACTTGTCTCTGTCTGTGGTACCCAGAGCAAGCAGGAGTCCAGCTTGGCAAGCGTTGGCAAAGTGGAAGAAACAGATGACAGTAGTAAAACTCTAGCCAGTAAAAAAGACAAGGCTGGGAAATCCCACAgacataaaaagaaaaagaagcacaAAAAGTCCAGCAAGCACAAACGTAAACACAAGGAAGAAGCTGAAGAGAAAAGCCGAAAAACTGACACGAGGGAGGAGAAACCCAAGAAACggaaaaaacacaaacacaaaaaaagcaaatCGTCTCTTCCTACTGAATCTGAGCGGGTGCTGAAACCTGACGTGCCCGAGGAGGGGAGCCatctgcagaaaaaaaaacactgcttTCAGGACCCTCAGCGGAAGGCACTCTCTGCGGAAGAGGGGACTAGtggcaaaaaagaggacagtggTAACTCTTCCCAAGAGCACAGCAGCAAAAAACACAAGACTGACCTGCAGCTATCATCTTCTGCCTCAAAGAAGCGGTGTTCTGCTCCTTCTTTTGGCAGGTCCAGCCATAGGAGCCGGCAGAGTAGTGGGGACTATGAAAGTGATGAAGGCTCTCACCGAAAAGACTTCCGACAGAAATCCATGTCACAGTACAGTGATGACTATGACTCTGGTAGCGACCACTCCAGAAGCCGTTCCAGATCAGGGCGAAGACATTCTTCTCGCAGGTCCTCTCGAAGGTCATATTCAACGAGTTCCGATGCCTCTTCAGACCACAGTAGGTATAGTCGCAGGAGAAGTTATTCAGATGATAGCTATACTGACTACAGTGACAGATCAAGGTGTCATTCAAAGAGGTCTCATGATTCAGAGGATTCTGACTACAACAGCTCAAAACACAGATCAAAAAGGCACAAGTACTCCTCCTCAGAAGATGACTACAGTCTAAGTAGAAGCAGGTCTAGAAGTCGAAGCAGGAGCCGAACCCACACTAGGGGAAGGTCAAGAACAAGAAGTCGGGGTAGAACACGGAGCAGCAGTTGTAGCCGTAGTCGAAGCAAGAGGAGAAGTCGAAGCGTAACTGGCCGCAGTTGGAAACGGAGTCGGAGCTACAGCAGAGATCGCAGCCGGAGCACAAGAAGCCATTCACAGAGATCTCTTTCAAGAAAGGGCTCTCGGGATCATGAGAGCCCTGAAGACAGGAGATCTGGGCGAAGAGACTTCATCAGATCCAAAATATATCGCTCGCAGTCTCCGCACTATTTCAGAGCAGGCCGAAGTGAAGGGGCTTTGAAAAAAGAGAGCAGAGGAGATGAAACAAAGGTAACTAGTTCTCTCCCTCAAAATAGCTGTAGTTCTGGCTTGTTAAAAGCTCCTGAAAGTGATTGTGGTCCAGAAGAAAAGAACTCGGTCACAGCAAAACTGCTGCTAGAAAAGGTTCAGTCCAGGAAGGTTGAAAAGAAGCCCAGTGCTAATGATGAAATGCTAGCAGGGACGAACAAGGTTGGGATAAAACTTAAAGATCCTCCACAGGGGTACTTTGGCCCTAAGCTTCCCCCCTCATTAGGCAACAAACCAGTTCTCCCTTTAATTGGGAAGCTCCCTACGATCCGAAAACCAAATGCCAAGAGGTATGAAGAGTTGGGAGTAGAGAGGGGTGAGGAACAGGAGCTGTCAGAGGTTGAGGAAGTCCCCCAGGGTAGCATGGAGAGTCAGTTGGCAGTCCAGcctctgctggaggaggaggtggtgatgcTGCTGCAGGACAAACCCCTGGAAGAACAGAAACCTGCTGAACCTGCTGTGGAAACGCCACCAGTTCCTCTTGAACCGCAGGCACTTCCCGAATGCTACAGTTCTGGAGAACTAATTATGCCACACAACTATCTCTCTGATCCCAATGATGGTGATGCATTAGAACCCGTGGAGAGTGGTAACCCGCCTGTCCCTGTAGAAACCAGCATGATGCCTTTAGTTCCAGATGTTGAACACTTTCCTGGTTACGTGACTCAGAGTGGGGAGCCAAGCATTGACGGAGAGCCAGAAGGAGCAGAAgattcctccctggcaccacTTGAGAGCCAACCAATCACTTTCACACCTGAAGAAATGGAGAAGTACAGTAAGCTTCAGCAAGCAGCTCAGCAGCACATTCAGCAACAGCTTCTAGCAAAGCAGGTCAAAACCTTTCCTGCTTCAGCAGCGCTGGCCCCAGCAGCACCTGCGCTGCAGCCGATCCACATTCAGCAGCCGGCAGCTGCGTCCGCAACATCCATCACCACTGTGCAGCATGCCATTCTGCAGCACCATGCCGCTGCGGCTGCTGCAGCTATCGGGATTCACCCgcaccctcacccccagcctctgGCTCAGGTTCATCATATACCCCAGCCCCATTTGACCCCCATTTCATTGTCCCATTTAACCCATTCTATTATTCCAGGGCACCCTGCTACATTTCTAGCCAGCCATCCCATACATATCATTCCTGCGTCTGCTCTCCATCCAGGCCCCTTTACCTTTCATCCTGTTCACCATGCTGCTCTTTATCCAACCCTTCTTGCCCCTCGaccggctgctgctgcagctgctacaGCTTTACATCTTCACCCTTTGCTGCACCCCATTTTCTCAGGTCAGGACTTACAGCACCCTCCCAGTCatggcacatga